The following DNA comes from Anopheles coustani chromosome 2, idAnoCousDA_361_x.2, whole genome shotgun sequence.
TTGCTACCAATCCTGGTAGTTTTATTCGGATTTCGGCTGCTTTCCTGGCGGTTTTCGGCGTGATCAGCAGACGAATCGCGATCCTGCTGGATGGAGAATTACGTCGGCCAAAACCACCAAACGATGTGCCGCCGATCCGTGCGCTCAAACCACCAGACGAGCACAATTATCGGGTCGCTGTGGCTGGAGCCTAAACAGACAAATATTTAGCGACAATTGTGACCGGCACGAATTTTACCCAGATTTCGGATGCTGGCCTGTTTGTAAACATTAAGCTGCGGTTGTCTAAGTAGCACACAACacaggggtgtgtgtgtgtactgccGGGGAGAAtgttacaaatggtttgtagAAACCCTGTAACGATAGCAGCTTAACGTAACGGGCTGAGTACCAACGTATTATTTTGCCCGTGGAACTCACGGGcaaaaggatataaaggggGGCCACAGACGTGACAGACTTAGTGTGAAAAAATCCAATACGAATAAAggactaattttttagtttattccaCTAGCGAAATTCTTAAAgaattcctttgtttttctcactcaCGTTGCATTTGCAACAGTGAGAGAGGGTGGTTTGTCTCTCAGCTCACCGCGCGCCATCGGTTTTCCTTCGATCGTGTGTACGCGCTCGGGGatagagttttctttttatcttcgGCGTAAAACAATTCCTCATCAATAGGTGAATGAAGgtggatcgttttttttttggtttcttcaaAAATACATCAATCCGTCCTGGAATTGCTTTTTGCTCTAGCCGACCCACGCCATCTTGgatgattgttttaatttacacCGACATTGTCAAGGGGATAACCGACGACgatcataaattattcatgcACTTTCCGGATTCAGGATGATAAAAACAAGCGAACGAAGATCGTGTTCCATCAATTGATGCACCGACGCCAAATTACCgactctgtgtgtgtgtgtgtgcataaaCCATCAACGGGGCAGCAACGATGCTATGATATGCTCTGGCTTATGATTCCGACTGTTGAGCTGGACGCGCAAGCCGTCATCCAGCAAGTGTTGTTGTCTTTTCGATCCGTCGATCGAAAACATCCGcaagaggggaaaaaagggaatggaGTGAAAACCGTTTACTCCATCGGCCATCCAtaaaccacaaacacacacgcacacacaaacgggGGAGGGATAGGGGCTGGAAAAGGGTGgatatttgaatttaaatagaCAAATATTTAGTCACGGTGTCATTGCACGTGTGCGTGGACTTAGCCGATGTAATTGATGTTGTGTGTTGGTAATTAGTGGAAGTATTTTCCGcgcgtttgttttcttattttatttttttaaattttttttatttggtcaATGACGAAGATGGGTTTGTAATTGATCAAATGGTGGGTGTTTAGTAAATGTAGGAAACAATTTACTTCAAAACGTGCTTAATTTTCCCAACTTGAAACTGAAGCTAATgacaaagtaaaataaaatctatttATTTGAAGTGACTTGAACTCTTTAAAAAGCAATTCGTTTGAAATAACAATTCGAAGCCACCCGAAATGCCAATTTACTTTCTGCCTCCTTAATGCCGCATATTTTTTGGCGACAATCTGTCTGCGACGGACTCTAAAACCCACATCTGTTTGCtggtgagaaaaaaagaaaacccctcaATACATATGGACCCCCATGGGTAACACCATAATTTGTGCCAGATCTCCTCAGTCTGTCTGAggcttttgttttcatcccGTTTGAATTATTGCTACTCCAAGGCCTATCATTTTCGTGTGCATATCAAAAAGCGACCCGATGTTCTCCAACTCTGATCGTTCGAGCCATGAATCATAAATACACAACCGGATCGACGGATTTCCTCCTGAAGTGCAGGTGTGAATTCTTCAATTCACGGCCGACTGTGACGAACGTGGTTTCCTGTCGCAGAAAAAAACACTTGTCCGGAGCTCAAAAACTGAATGGTTTATGATCTCCTAAATGGCATTGATgcttcttcgtcttcttcctACCGCACAGGCCTAAATGGTGACCCACAAAAATGAGGGTTCCTACCACAGCATCAACGATCACGCAACACACACTCCGTTCCAGTTTTCTCTTTTCAACATCCAACCGTGTTTTATGCTTCTTTTCCATCCAACATCCTACCTCCACCCGTCTTAGTCAGGCGGACgggtaatttaaatattaaattaatataTTTTCGCTTCATACCGAAAATTAATGTCGATTGTCGGCTGCGGTGACGGTACCTGCGGTCGATCCGCAAAACACCCCATTTGCACACCCCAAAGCCACCCCCGACTTTACAAACATTGCGCCTCAACCAGTGACGCTTTCACGACTTGCGCAAACGAACGCCGCAGGGAAAAGCTGGGCCGAGCGGGCCCAAGGGAGGGTGTGGCGTGTGTGGAATGTGTCAATGTTGATAATTTTGTGACATTTATTATTTCCCGTGTGTGCGTTGTCGAATTGTCTGTGCTTTTTTTCCATGGTAGGTTATTTTGGCATCAttaggttgttttttctttccttccttttcttcaacccacgtatgtttttatttcttggtGCTTTGGGCGGCAAACGCGCTTTGTGCATGTTGCTTATCATGTGCCGCATGCCAAATGAGACGCTTTAGTTGATCTCAATGCGTCGCTTTGATGTGGTGACACTATAATTTggacgatggaaccatacttagtttttgtttttcttttcatgcgctcttttgcaatttatttatttatttattttaatttttatcttgGTACCCCCTCTTTGTCACCTTCATCCCGCATCATTACAGGCAGGTGTTACAGTACCGAATATTGTCGGTGAGGATTGTGCGGGCGAACGCGATAAAGCCTTCGTTTGAtgtatgaatttattattttaatttaatacccTTGTTTTAATGTCTTATCATTCATGAATTGGGTTGGAGGCTgttaaaaaattgaattatgtattccaaaaacacaaaacccgaAAGAATTTTGTATCATCATTGGTTGGGCACTCGTCATTAGCAACGACATGTTCGAAGtaattacatttaaaacaataagAACCATCGAGACGCATCAAAAATATGAAGCATTAGAAAAGGCAAACCAGCAGACAACGCACGAAACGAACATTTTAATGAAGCATCGCGGTGGGATTCGAAGCTCAAAACAGAGGGCAGGACAAAATAAAtcgatgaatttattattgcaaataaaaatatggccAACAATAAATTGAGGGAAGATGATAATAAAATGCTCGACTGCTTGGTTGCaccccgtcgtcgtcgtttgctCGCCGGAACGCGCACCGGAACGGAACCGCTTTTCTGATCGGTCTGGCTCCGCAGCAACGAACTTGGACTTTCAAAATGTTCACTTTATTTTAACGATTTCAAATAAATGACCAATCCATCACGTGTCCGAAGAGCGGCAGCCACAACAACAGCGGACCAAAATCACAATGTTGAATGACAGATCGGAGGATTTTCTTCGCTAAATTATTCCCCCACCATCGCTACACGGGACGGGCGGTCTTGGGAGAAGGCCGGAGGAAAAGATATCAAAATTTTGTTTGGCTTTTATGCTTCACTTCTCGGAAGCAGCCCGCTGCAGAACGAGCCGCAATCGGGAAACAGAGGCGCTGCAAATATTGATTATTTCTTTTGCCTGCCCAATGGAACCCGTTCGCACGAAATCGATCAACCCGTTTTGGGGAAGAATCAGGGATGGAAATGATCATTCGCACGCTTGTGTGTTCGCTTCGGACGCATCCATAAATGGGGCCCCAatgtaattcccttaaagcGAGACGGCCGAGCTTccgtttttatattttctttcggGCGACCGAAAGGTATTAAAATCTGCACGTTCCTTCCCGGACCACCAGAGTTTCCATTTTGCATGTTGCAGGGATTTGCCTTCCTGTATGATGCGTGTTCGGCTCATGAATGGGGCTCTATTAATGAGGATTCATCGTAACCGATGACTGGACCGACGTTTACCGAGGGAAACGCATGGAAACCGCACATATAGTCACGGCCAAACGAAACACAATGTGGCAATGAAATCCACCAAAAATCGAACCTTCGATCGACGTTTAAACGAGACGACTGATCGGGCGAAACGATCTCGATCGGGTTTGATGCGTTCATCTTCTGCTCGAAAAATAATCGGATGAGCTTCATGTTTCCAGGAATTTTCATTCGGCTGGGGTTTTATTTGAATCCCATCAAATGCTTTAGAACGCACATCATGGTTTACTTTTCCATGTTTCTCGACgagaaaaagtttaaaattgatttatgtgCACTCGCAAATGATCGATCTTTGTGTTTCATTATTAAGCTTTgcgaaaaaatgtttaaaaaatcccAGTAAGTTGAGAGCGGAGTttaatttcataaaaatataaattcttGGTCTTTCTCGAATAGTCTTTAAGCTCGCTTTGCAAATAACAAGTTCTGGGCTTTAATAAggaaatgatttttaaatttgttatgcacttacatttaaattctttaatcatcttcccttttttatttggaaaTCCAACCACTCGAATCGTGATCGTACAGCTTCCACTCGATGCTGCCACCGCATCCAATCTTGATTCCACGCTGCATTTTGTGTTGGGTGTAGAAATGCATGTAAAGTATGTTTGCACAGTCAATTAGAACACCCTCGACAGACAGACTAGTCGCGCCAAAGGTGCGCGCAGAAGGTTGGAATTTCTTCCGATGAATAATTATTTGTGTTCCCTGCTCATCGGAGCCCTGCCTACCTCTCTTCCTATCatactcactcacacacacacatggaatCCTCTTCCATCGTTTCCCCCCAATGGACGGGACAAGAACACTATAATCTTCAGACCCACAAGAAGTTCGCATCCTAACCGTCCCCGGAGACATACGGGATGCGTTTTTACCTACCTTCTTCTGTTGCTTATTTGAATTAACATCTTCGTTTTCCATCTCTCCTTCTTCTTCCCAGGTACATGAAGTATCTCTATCCGTACGAGTGCGAGAAGAAAAACCTGAGCACCCCGGCGGAACTGCAGGCGGCCATCGATGGCAATCGGCGCGAGGGACGTCGCTCGAGCTATGGCCAGTTTGATCCGGTAAGTGCAATGAACGATGCTCATCCTCCTCAGCCCTGGTGTGCCGCGTACCATACGGCACCAGTTGGTACAGGTGTTAATCGAGGCGTCGTTGGACGTGGACTGACCAACATTGGTGGACTTATGCACATCCGAATGGATCCAATGCATACGTTTATACTTCTACGATAACTTTGCCTTGGGTTAGTTTTAACAGTCTCGTTGAACTTTCTTTttataaaactaaattaaaacttATTATTTTCACCCACAAATCCGGTTTTCCAGTGGAAACTTTGCGAAACGATACTCCGCAAAGGGGAGGACGCATGTTATGCGTCTTGTTTAACGCCTTCCTCCCGCGATCGACGGACCGAGTTGATCATCTGAGGCAATATTTACCCTTCGGACTTCATTAACAATGAGTGCCCATGCTGCCTAAGGCGTCTGGACTGTCCGGTACAACATACTAGACCTGCATTCCTTCGGTTCCCTCAACATATCTACTTCTTCTAGAGAGTTGAGAACGCAACTTGGTTGCCGGTTCAACGGGGTTAATTATGTTCAGCTATTGATTTTCTCCACTCCTATGGCGGTGTTGTTTTCGAATCGCaagggaaaatgtttcatttttccgaaTGGGTTCGAGCGGATGCAAGACATGTTCCTCCGCGAAGAAGGAGAAATTCAATCGTCTCGTTTATGATCGTTTCTTTATTATGACCCATTGCAATAACATAAAACGACGGCAATGATGCACTAACGTTCGATTCATGCTTATGTACGGAGCGAGTGGTCGATATACTAAACAGCGGCAGAAGAAACCCGAACTCGACGATTGAAAACATCATCGACGCCTTTCGAAACACAATGTGTACCAAAACAACGATCATGTACGGAACACATGTTGTTCTGTGTTAGCTACTCAAAAAAACGGGCAAACCCGCGTATCCAACAAGTGTTACTGGTTTTTACGCTCTCCCGGGTCGCcttcactttttcttttggcgcattttgttgctttttcccCTATAAAACATATTACGCACGTACGACGCATCGACCCGCCAAGATCCACCATCGTGATCGTGATCGAAATAACGGCTCGTGTCGATGGAAAAACAATACCGCATCGGGCTAACTGATGTTCCGGCGGATCAAATCACGCCTCCTCGCGCGGGAAATAGCGGTGGGGAAGGGAAGGCAACCAGTTTTCGTTGAATGGAGTCggatgttttttgttatgCATTTGCACAACACAACTAACCACAAAACAGGATGCGgaacggaaatggaaaattcattcattgatTCGAACGTTTTCGATAGGATACTCTGGGCATGTTGCCCTCTGAATCACCGGATGCTGGAATCATGTTTCGGTTgggaaaacgttttttcgagCTTGGAAATGTCAGTAGGATGTTAGGGTTTTAGAGTTCGATcgattattttgcttttgtttttaatctgACAAATCCTCAAATGTTCATGTTTTATTGATTCTCGTTACTAGAATTCCTCTACAAACCTTGACGCCTTGATGTATGCAACACTCTCCCATCACTCATTGGTAGATGTTAGTATCCTCCATTAGTGCGTCCGCTAATTTTACCTGTTCGTCACCTTAAAACCCACTTGTTAGTGGCAATCGTTGATAACCtgagtttttttccttccgcccCACAGCCATCAGTACAGCGCTCGCCGATCCCGCAGGGTATGTCCCAGATGCCGCCGCTGTCGCTGGTGTCACACgtcaaccagcagcagcatcaccatcGGCTGCTGCCCCCGGTCGGTCAGATCCCGAACATGCTGCCGGCCGAGTTCGAGCAGCGCATGCTCAACTACATCAAGATGTTCCAGCCGAAGGAGATGAGCCGGGCCGCCAGCCCGGACAAGCTGTCGGCACTGAACGCGCTGGAACTGTCGCGCGTCGCCCTCTGGAACATGTACAACCCGAGCCCGAACAGTCCACCGAACTCGCTCAACACCAGCCCGGAGAACAACATGCAGAGGTAAGTAGTTTGTGGGAGATTATTTGTTCCTATGTTTCGGTTGGTTCTTTAAAACGTTCGCTTCCTCGCTTGTTTGCAGCGCCCTGGATCTCTCGGAGTCGCCAGACCACGCCATGGCATCGATCAAACGTGAACGGGACCATCCGGTCGACTTCAGCGACCCGAGGGACTACGGTACGGGGCTTCCACCGCCGGCCAAGCGTagccaccacaaccaccatcaCAGCCACTCGCACCACAGCCGCTCCCTGACGCCCCAGAAGCTGAACAGTTCCTCgcacgacgaagacgacgccCGGTCGGGCAGTACGCCGATCAATCTGCGCGAAAATGGCGCCCACGGACGTCACCGACCGTCGACGCtagacgacgacggcgatgacGAGGAGGACGATACGATGGACGACACGGCGGACCACGAGGACGACATGATTCGGGCGTCGATtgcggccgccgccgctgccgctgccgccgttAACCAGCATCCGCTCGCCCTCAGTCTGGCCGATCACCAtctacagcaacagcagcaacagcagcaccatcaacagcagcaacgtGAACGGGAACGCGAGCGGGTCCAGCAGCAGGTTGTGGCCGCCGCTCGtgaacaacagcagcagcagcagcaacagagaGAACAACACATGGCAACACTGGATCTAAGTATACTGGACCGCGAGCGACAGCGCTGCGACAGTGCCGACAACAACAAGCTGAAACGCCAGagccagcagcatcagcagggTCAGCAGCATGGACAGCAGCTGCTCgagcaacaccaccaccaaaggCAGTTGCAGGCGAGGGTGGCCCGTGAGCTACGGAAGCACGAGAACGGCGATCATCGGCTCAGTCTCACGCCGGACAGCGATCTGCACCATTCGAAGAACACATCCGGAGGGCTCGGAGATCCATTCAGCTCGCCGCTCGGGATTACCGGCATGCAGTTCAAGCTGATCAGTCGAGGTAAGTTGACGTTCtagaacatattttctaaTAGCACTAAGTGAATACTGTGTCCTAGCTTATGTCAGAGCACGACTCAAGTACTGGATTTAGAAAGCAGATATAAAATTAGATTCAAGTCTAAAATGCAACATTAAAGCTTGGTATTCTAGATATTCTGGATGATGAATGCATTAACTAACAACATACCTGCTTATCAAATATTTCGTAAACAAATTTGAGACTCAAAGTTCAGGACAAAAACACTAAAGATTCGACgtcaaaaatataaatgtctTGAAAAAGTTTTCTATAGTTTAGAACTTGAGAAGAACGTACTCGATGATGTCCATCATTAACACACCAAAGTTTTGGAATGCACAAATTGTCTACAAGAGTTCCCTAAACCGTTTATACTATTGACTTCTAAGCCTTAGATAAAATAGTAACACTCATAAGCTGGCTTTAGATCGGAATGAGAACTCGCATATCCATCTgacacatttcttttattctttctcCATCCTCAGGAGATGCCAGCAAAGGCGACCAGAAGCTGGTAGTGACGATGGAGTTCAACGGCGTACAGTACGAGGGCGTCCTGTTCGCGAACCCACTCTCCTCGACGGCCGTGTCCGCACCTGCATCGACACCTCCTTCCTCCTCCGTATCGGCCACCTCCGCCTCTCCCGTCGGTTCCATGGTGTCGCCGGTAAAAGCCGGCCCGATCATCTCACCCCTGGACGAACGTGATTCGGCGTCCAACGTGGACGTACAACTGAACTCGCTCTCCTCTGTAGCCGCCTTGACCACGTCCAGCAACGGTTCCATCAACTCGAACGgcagcaacatcaacaacaccaccaacagcaTTAGTTCGTGCGTCCAACAGCTGCAACTGCAGCAGGATGGTGTCCTTCCCTCGGTACCGACAACGGTACCTACATCGGCTCCCAGCCCAACCCGACCTCTCGTGTCCTAGACGGGGGAACGAAAAGGAGAAACACTTAGGGGAAACAAGAATCTTCAACAATGCTCTCTCGCTATTCTACCTTACTTCGCTTAGAAGGCAGATAAaacgatacacacacacatcaggGGTGGAAAACTTACCGTGCTAGGTGTACGGTATGCGAATTAGATTTTCCTTCGCTCTTTCCTTTCCGCGCGGAACCCCACACATCGCCACAAAGCtaatattttccattctcgCTATCCGCTCCCCAAAACACGACACGACACGGAACTACACGGAACTCCTTTCCGCAGCCTCGACAGTAGCTTTTAGGTCCATTTCACCGTTAGCTTAGAGATGCTAGTAAACCCTCATGAACTGTGTATAGAGTCTAGGATGGAAACACCGATCCGATCGTAACCCTCCAGCGAGGAtcgatgatgttttttttatcaagaaACCAACTTTTTACATGTTTGCGTGCGATAGTCTAAACTGTATCATTTTTTATCGATATCGACGCATTCGACTTTAGGTTAGCCCGGTGAGAATAAATTCCACCTCGTAGTGAGTTTTAGGTTTATTATACATCAATTTCCATGGCAACGACGTGATGGTTGCGTGGCAAAAAGTACGCAGCATTGAGTGTATATTTTTGCAAACAGGTGGAGTAACACACAGGAAGCATAAAAGCAGCGATTGCTTGATCGTACGAAAGACGAGATAAAACACAAACGAGGGCTGTACAAAATAGTAAGAGAAGCGAAGTGAAGCAAACGTACTTCACTGTTAATTGAAAATCCCATTTCCTAACGATCATGTTTGCGCTGATGCCAGCACGTCCAAGACGACGAAGGATCAGATACAGTATGCAAAACGGCAACGACTTTCTTTAAAGCATCCCACACAGTCTTTACCAATgactttgtttttcgttttggaacctttttctactattttcttatttaaatCATCACAAACACCTATGTACTCTTCCCTCCTCTCCTATTTCACCATCATCTTCATGGAGccaaaaattatgtttaacGATATGCAGGTGATCCGACCTTTCGCCTATCGATTTTcctatattattttattatctttCGTATGTGTAGatttagcgtttttttttttttgccaacttTTGTACACAGTTGTAGTTCGTTTTGTCCCTCCTCGGAAGCACAAGGAGGGGAAAACGCCAGGAGACACGATTATACGATCTTATAACACATAATGTACTGTAAGTAGCGTGTGGGAAGAAAGCGCGATCGATAGATGAATGGTGAGGAGATAAGCAACtgtttaaaaatgataaactgAAGGTAGCACATAGCGGAAAAATTGTATCTAAACAAGTTTGTGCAGTTTCGTAAGGCGTTAGACCTTAGAGAATATATAGAAAGAGTAGCATGAATACAGGAtgaaagtaataaaacaaaagaatataGAGGACACACAAAACTAGATTGCACATTTTGAAACACGCTATTCAATGAATTTGAGCTCCTGGGAAACTGTAGACAAAACCAACTAGCTCAAAGAAAACTCGCTCCTGTAGCGAATGGCTTTCCGAGGTTTCCCCGCAACCAATGGATATCCGTTGCGATGAAAACGTTTTTTcctagttttaattttattcgtttgcaataatattttataacaTTAGAATTTCCCTTTCTATCATGCAATGCTAGTGAACAAGGTAAGGAGAAAAAAGATGGATCGTGTGTGAACGATTTGTTAAATTAAACGAAATTATCCTCGCCCTACGTAtacacataaaaacaaaagcaggAAGGATGTGAAGAAACTGTACCGATACATGCCGTAGATTGGTtgaacgtttttgttttaatttaaatgttataAGCAATGCCTATTAACGGATGGCGAAAGTAAAAAGGGTAACGAGCGAAGTTTGCGGTCTTTTCTTATTTGTACGGTCGTCTTGGAGACGATTTTACTGCTCCGGTTTTTGCACTTGAAACCATTCTCCAAAATTTTCTCGCTGTAAATCAGTatgttcgaaaacaaaatggcaaacactagtttattttctattcATCCGGAGTGGAAAATCATTTGCTAGCGTGATAAGCGAGACAGTACATGAAATAGCTGTAGAGGAATAACACGTATTTCAAATTCTCCTTTCTCTGTTTTTCCGAGCGCATCGTAGTAGACGTTATGTATGTAGGAACGCATATGTAATAATAATGAATTGTccgttttaaataataattgaaaatccATAAAAATATGAgtagaaaaactaaaaacactatttatgttgtttcaaTATATCCGAACAATTCTTGAGAAAAACTGGAAGTGATTTAAATTGTTCATCTAATTAGTAATCCCCATAAAGtgtaaaatttcatttatgtAGATTTAAccagatttattttttttaagttgtcaaaatttcaaaaaatgatGGTTTTACTTCTCAAATTTTTAACCTCACCATTgactgaaacatttcaaaacgcCTTGAATAATTTCTAACTGTATAAACGCTTCAAATTGTTCCATAGGTGCATGTCTTGGCTAAATCTTTGTGGATGTATTATTTCGGATACAATTTTGTTATATCTTTTGTTGCACTATTTTACACTATATTTTTTGTGCATAATTTATTGCGGTTCATATGAAATAGAAAGTTATATAATAAGAATTAAAATCATGTTAATTCAAGAATTCATACTGCCTGTACAAAATTACTTTATTAGTTCCATATTAACCGAGTCGTTTCCGACGAATCAAAAAGTACTTTCTTTACATAACTTGTATCTTGCTTTATTCACAAAATAAACGATGTTATTATTCCATAATTGTTGTATGAGAACTATGAAACGCTAAACGAAAAACGCTCGaaagttagaaaaataaaaaaaatttaaaaaaagataaaaatcaaattttaacaAACTCAAAAATATATAGCGTACAACTTATAACTTACCTGTATGACAGGGaaatcacaaacaaaatattcCAACTCAAGAAGATgatcaaaagcaaaaaataaacagcaaacatgttttgatCTCTACAATTCTATTCCTTCCAACTACCGCACGGAGTTTAGCTACAAGCAACACCGTTTTGAGACGTTGAGCAAATCGTATAAAAATTGCAACGACTTTGATTGTTCTCTAGTTTTTGCTATCACTCGGTACACAGTTATCGATGTAAATTGAAATGATCAGTTTTGAAAGCATGACTACCAAACAGTTTCAATGTACATATATCTGCGCCTCTTTTCCCGTTTCTTTTGAGCCGTCTCGCGTAAGGCTATATAAGGCTCCTACAGTTGCTGAttatattgctcgttttgcgTATTGCGTTATAGCAAACGTTTGATTACAGCTTTCCAGCTTCCACATGTTTATATAttgcttttgtttcaaatCGAAGTCACCAGGGGAAACGTATTTCTTGAAACCTACTCCGACCACCAACACAGAATCCTCAGCATGGCCGGGATGCACCACAGTTCTACCATAACTTTCTACTTTTACATAACCACGCTCGAGATACAAATGTGTTTAGCAAATGTacaattgtttatttgtttctatAGCTTTCAACCCCACCCCTGCATACACACTCACTCTTCATTTCCCTTTCATTCCTTCAACATCATTAATCATCGGTCAAACCCGTTCGCATTTTATAACCTACTATTATATGCTCTTGAGTTCACATGTTGCCTAATAGAGTACATTCTAAGTTCATGCCATCTGTTCCACTTTTTTGCTTAAATTTCCCCTTCCTCCATCCTGCTCCAATAACAATTGGTTCCCGTAGTTGTGTTTATGGTGTGTGAATATGTAATGTACGCTAGTATAAGTTCGCTTAGCTACTTATATCATGCACTTTCATTTATATATGAATATATTTATGCCAATGCTATGTGGTTTCCGTTCACATAAATCACGTTTCTTTATATATGTATTGTTCTTCAATATCATTGAATACTATTGTGTTCAACACTCTCCTCCCTCTGCCCCGTTTTTTCTCCCTTCGTCAGGTTCTCCATCGCACACAAGAGATGGGATTTCGACGTAACAAATGGGGTTGTATAAATATGTATGTACGTCCTCTGTCTACCACGTGCGCGTTATTGTTGGGGCTAAATGTCgctagaagaaaacaaacgaaaatctTTCCTTAAGCCCTCGAGCTTTATTATTACAGCTTCATCTGTAACACACATTACCAGTATTTGCTCTTTGTTATCATACTACTATTATAATCTGTCCGTTAGTGTAAATGTTAGTTCAATCGCAACACAAGCGGGAAAATCCTCTTTCTTTCAACAAATATATAATAAGCCGCCTAGCAGCATATCTCTACTGGCATTTTCCT
Coding sequences within:
- the LOC131261990 gene encoding protein dead ringer isoform X1, with translation MAGSGNCRAERDTDSDLGDDSPLSNIADEHSDHETDPGRDGESSDEGVNVNRPPSDAKMTSGMEFGRSPDHHSELSQATAAAAAAAAAAQFGANHPLGVLGNLTALNMNVPGLSGLASGLAAGHHAGDVLEKLKMQVRDMKVGALMGEQMAADFAALHAASSPFGQALAANMNGSGAGLGLFSSGREDTRTGSGGGSSGGSMTNREPTGGGGGNSQTQSGSQNGGNFSFTLPNAPISKDGNPGSNSSTSSETSNSSQQNNGWSFEEQFKQVRQVSFQTKPPERNNVWHALYEINDDPKRKEFLDDLFLFMQKRGTPINRLPIMAKSVLDLYELYNLVIARGGLVDVINKKLWQEIIKGLHLPSSITSAAFTLRTQYMKYLYPYECEKKNLSTPAELQAAIDGNRREGRRSSYGQFDPPSVQRSPIPQGMSQMPPLSLVSHVNQQQHHHRLLPPVGQIPNMLPAEFEQRMLNYIKMFQPKEMSRAASPDKLSALNALELSRVALWNMYNPSPNSPPNSLNTSPENNMQSALDLSESPDHAMASIKRERDHPVDFSDPRDYGTGLPPPAKRSHHNHHHSHSHHSRSLTPQKLNSSSHDEDDARSGSTPINLRENGAHGRHRPSTLDDDGDDEEDDTMDDTADHEDDMIRASIAAAAAAAAAVNQHPLALSLADHHLQQQQQQQHHQQQQRERERERVQQQVVAAAREQQQQQQQQREQHMATLDLSILDRERQRCDSADNNKLKRQSQQHQQGQQHGQQLLEQHHHQRQLQARVARELRKHENGDHRLSLTPDSDLHHSKNTSGGLGDPFSSPLGITGMQFKLISRGDASKGDQKLVVTMEFNGVQYEGVLFANPLSSTAVSAPASTPPSSSVSATSASPVGSMVSPVKAGPIISPLDERDSASNVDVQLNSLSSVAALTTSSNGSINSNGSNINNTTNSISSCVQQLQLQQDGVLPSVPTTVPTSAPSPTRPLVS
- the LOC131261990 gene encoding protein dead ringer isoform X2; protein product: MAGSGNCRAERDTDSDLGDDSPLSNIADEHSDHETDPGRDGESSDEGVNVNRPPSDAKMTSGMEFGRSPDHHSELSQATAAAAAAAAAAQFGANHPLGVLGNLTALNMNVPGLSGLASGLAAGHHAGDVLEKLKMQVRDMKVGALMGEQMAADFAALHAASSPFGQALAANMNGSGAGLGLFSSGREDTRTGSGGGSSGGSMTNREPTGGGGGNSQTQSGSQNGGNFSFTLPNAPISKDGNPGSNSSTSSETSNSSQQNNGWSFEEQFKQVRQLYEINDDPKRKEFLDDLFLFMQKRGTPINRLPIMAKSVLDLYELYNLVIARGGLVDVINKKLWQEIIKGLHLPSSITSAAFTLRTQYMKYLYPYECEKKNLSTPAELQAAIDGNRREGRRSSYGQFDPPSVQRSPIPQGMSQMPPLSLVSHVNQQQHHHRLLPPVGQIPNMLPAEFEQRMLNYIKMFQPKEMSRAASPDKLSALNALELSRVALWNMYNPSPNSPPNSLNTSPENNMQSALDLSESPDHAMASIKRERDHPVDFSDPRDYGTGLPPPAKRSHHNHHHSHSHHSRSLTPQKLNSSSHDEDDARSGSTPINLRENGAHGRHRPSTLDDDGDDEEDDTMDDTADHEDDMIRASIAAAAAAAAAVNQHPLALSLADHHLQQQQQQQHHQQQQRERERERVQQQVVAAAREQQQQQQQQREQHMATLDLSILDRERQRCDSADNNKLKRQSQQHQQGQQHGQQLLEQHHHQRQLQARVARELRKHENGDHRLSLTPDSDLHHSKNTSGGLGDPFSSPLGITGMQFKLISRGDASKGDQKLVVTMEFNGVQYEGVLFANPLSSTAVSAPASTPPSSSVSATSASPVGSMVSPVKAGPIISPLDERDSASNVDVQLNSLSSVAALTTSSNGSINSNGSNINNTTNSISSCVQQLQLQQDGVLPSVPTTVPTSAPSPTRPLVS